The Streptomyces sp. NBC_01255 genome window below encodes:
- a CDS encoding 5-carboxymethyl-2-hydroxymuconate Delta-isomerase has protein sequence MPQITVDYSAPLDRRGFALALHPLVVESVNATLDACKTRFREVEETVVGDGSTEDVIVHVEIALLFGRTDDAKARLSKAVLALLPTYVKATEGVRLSVEIRDLESSYRKR, from the coding sequence ATGCCGCAGATCACCGTGGACTACTCCGCGCCCCTCGACCGGCGCGGCTTCGCGCTCGCCCTGCACCCGCTCGTCGTCGAGTCCGTGAACGCCACGCTCGACGCCTGCAAGACCCGCTTCCGCGAGGTCGAGGAGACGGTCGTCGGCGACGGCTCGACCGAGGACGTCATCGTCCACGTCGAGATCGCCCTGCTGTTCGGCCGCACCGACGACGCCAAGGCGCGCCTGTCGAAGGCCGTCCTCGCGCTGCTGCCGACGTACGTCAAGGCGACCGAGGGGGTCCGGCTCTCCGTCGAGATCCGCGACCTCGAATCGTCCTACCGCAAGCGCTGA